The nucleotide sequence CACTGAACGATTCGTTTACATATTCAGAGCCTGTAGTTTTGATTTTTTCAGGCATAGACATATTCACTAGATTCGATGGCAAACCAGATGCGTCTTGAAAGGAATGATCCGTTTCGACTAATACATATTGCTGCATTGCTTGCGATTTTGCACTTTCAGTAAGTGAAAACAGCAATATCATAAAAAAAGTTGCTTTAAATTTCATAACAAGGTTAATTTATTGATTAGTAATGAAATAAATATACGATTTTTTATTAATTTTTCATGTTAAAAATTGTTTTATTAAAAAATGAAACCGTAAAAATCTACCAAAAAAATAAACTATATTTGCACATTATAGCCTTTGGAAACTGCGTGAGGGATAGAAGCGGAAAGCCCGCAAGAATGAGGACTTGAAGCATATAGCCCGACGAAGGAGGAACGACGAACGGCACGCCCAAAGAAAAATTATTTTTAGACATTTTACACCAATGAAAAATATTAGAAACTTTTGTATTATCGCCCATATTGACCACGGTAAAAGTACCTTGGCAGACCGCTTGTTAGGCGCCACACAAACGGTGACGGCTCGTGAAGAAAAAGCGCAATTGCTTGATAATATGGACCTTGAAAGAGAACGTGGTATTACGATTAAAAGTCATGCCATTCAAATGGAATATAAATACAAAGGCGAAGATTATATCTTGAATTTGATTGATACTCCGGGACACGTAGATTTTTCATACGAGGTTTCTCGATCAATTGCTGCCTGCGAAGGTGCATTGTTGATTGTTGATGCAGCGCAAAGTATTCAGGCACAGACTATTTCAAATCTTTATTTGGCATTAGAGAACGATTTAGAGATTATTCCTGTGTTGAATAAGGTTGATTTACCATCTGCAAACCCTGAAGAAGTAAGTGATGATATTATTGATTTATTGGGTTGTAAATTAGAAGATATTATTCATGCATCGGGTAAAACTGGGTTTGGTGTTGAAAATATTTTGGCAGCTATTATCGAGAAAATTCCGGCACCAAAAGGAAATCCAGACGAACCTTTACAGGCGTTGATTTTTGATTCGCATTACAATCCGTTCCGTGGAATTGAAGTTATTTTCCGTGTTTTGAATGGAGAAATTAAAAAGAATCAAAAGATCAAATTCATGGCTACGGGCAATGAATATTATGCCGATGAAGTGGGTACGTTGAAATTAAACCAAGTGCCAAAGCAGAAAATTTCTGCAGGCGATGTTGGTTATTTGATTTCGGGAATTAAAGAAGCAAAAGAAGTAAAAGTAGGTGACACCATTACTGATGCGGTAAACCCTACCAAAAATATGATTACCGGTTTTGAAGACGTGAAACCGATGGTTTTTGCTGGAATTTATCCTGTTGATACAGAAGATTACGAAGATTTGCGTGCTTCGATGGAAAAATTGCAATTAAATGATGCTTCGTTGGTTTTTCAGGCAGAAAGTTCGGCGGCTTTAGGTTTTGGTTTCCGTTGTGGATTCTTGGGAATGTTGCACATGGAAATTATTCAGGAACGCTTAGAGCGTGAGTTTAACATGACGGTGATTACAACCGTTCCCAATGTTTCGTATTTTGCATACACCAAAAAAGAACCTGATACTCCGTTTGTGGTTAATAACCCGTCTGATTTACCAGAACCATCGAAATTAGACCGTGTTGAAGAGCCTTTTATTAAAGCCACAATCATCACCAAATCTGATTTTGTGGGACAAGTAATGAGTTTGTGTATTGAAAAACGCGGATTAATAACCAACCAAACTTATTTAACAGAAAGCCGAGTTGAATTGAATTTTGATATGCCTTTGGCAGAGATTGTATTTGATTTTTACGATCGATTAAAAACGGTTTCAAAAGGATATGCTTCGTTTGATTACCACCCAATTGGTATGCGCTCTTCTAAATTAGTACGCTTGGATGTGTTGTTAAACGGCCAAAATGTGGATGCGCTTTCGGCTTTAATTCACGAAGACAACGCCTATCATATTGGAAAAAAAATGTGCGAAAAATTACGCGAATTAATCCCTCGTCAACAGTTCGACATTCCTATTCAGGCTGCAATTGGTGCAAAAATTATTGCACGTGAAACCATTAAAGCGTTGCGAAAAGATGTTACTGCAAAATGTTATGGTGGTGATATTTCCCGTAAGCGAAAATTGTTAGAAAAACAAAAAGCAGGTAAAAAACGTATGCGCCAAGTGGGTAACGTAGAAATACCACAATCGGCATTTATGGCTGTTTTAAAACTGAATGATTAGTATTGGTTGTGAGTTTTTAGATTAAAATTCAAACAGCTATAAAAAACCGTCTCAAGACTTAGTTTTGAGACGGTTTTTTCTTAATTATTCCCTAGGTAACTCGCGCAGATTTTTAATAAAGACACCATTTTCAAAAAAGAATAAATTCCCTATTGTTTTATCTTTTGCATATCTGTCTAAACCTTGTAATTCATTTTCAAAATAAGAAACATAGCTTCTAAAGCGAGATTCTTTAAAGTAATGACTATCTATAACATATAATTGCGAATCATATATTTCTTGCAAAGTATAATCTAAATTGGCATAACTTACCATTACCAGAAAAAGTTTGTAATTGTTTTTTTGGGCCCAATTCTCATAAACATATAAAGGTTTACAAAACTCAGACGAGCAACCACTTGCAAATGTATAAACCAATGCTTTAGGATATTTTTTTATTTCAGTGCGTAATTCAACCGGATTAATAACAAAAATGCGGTTTTTATCTACAGGTTGGTTGGGTTTAAAAGAAACAATCATTGGCTTTGTGTTGTTCTTTTAAATTATTATAATCGTCTGAAAAGCCGTTTACGATAATCAATCCGCATGAATTCAGAACGAATAAAAAAGGCAATAAATGAAAAAATCTCTTCATATAACTGTTTGATTGTTTCCTCAAATATACAAAAATGACTTTTTCAATAAACCCGAAAAAAAAACACCTTATTGCAAGGTGTTTATTTTTTGTATCATGGGGTCTTGTTGTAAAATCCAGTGGTAATATGCATTATCGTCGTATAATTGGTACACGTATTCGGCAACCAAGTAAAACATGATATTGTTTTTGTGACGGTCTAAGTTAAATGTAAGTCCGCTTGTTTTTAAATGTGCTTTTAGCTCATTAAAATATTTTGGGTTGTTGTAGATACGCTCTGCTAACTGTTTGGGCGATAGTTTTTCCAAAACGGCACGTTCTTTTTCGATTTGCTCAAAAACATAGTAGCTTACCAACGATGTTTTCATTAAAAGCTGTATAGCGTCTTCCCCGTGTTTGTTTTTTAACGGCACAAAAACATCTGGAACAATACCACCACCGCCAAAAACAACTCTGCCTTTTATTGTTTTAAATTTAAGGCTGTCTGCTAAATGAATACTGTCTTTAGAATACAACTCACCTGATTTGAAACGGTTACTTAGATCGCTATTGTATTCATCTAGTCCATCGTTGTAGGGTTTTTGAATCGATCTACCTGAAGGCGTGTAATAACGTGCTGTGGTCAACCGAACGGCAGATCCGTCGCCTAAATACATTTCGCGTTGCACCAAACCTTTTCCATAAGAACGTCGGCCAACGATTGTTCCCCGGTCGTTATCTTGAATGGCTCCGGCAATAATCTCGCTTGCAGATGCCGAATTTTCATTGATGAGAACATATAGTTTTTTATTAGGAAACAGCCCTTTGTTCGATGCTTTGGTGATTTTTACGTTACCTTTTTTGTTTACTGTTTTCACAATGATTTCGTTTCCGTCTAAGAAATCATCAGCAATTTGGATAGCCGGTTCCATATACCCGCCGCCGTTTTCGCGCAGGTCTAGCACCAACTCATTAATCCCTTGGTTCAACAATGATTGCAAGCCGTTTTTAAATTCGGAATAGGTGGTTTCTGAAAATCGGTTTATTTTGATATAACCTGTTTCGCTATCAATTTTTATAGCAGTATCCACGCTTTTTAGAGGCACTTCTCCTCGTGCAATTTCAACATCAAAGGTTTTATTGGTAGATTTTCTATAAACTTTTAAAAGTGCTTTTGTGCCGGCATTTCCTTTTAAGAGGTTTACGATAGAATCGTTGGAAAGACCTTGATTGAACAATTGTACCTTTTCGGCATATAGAATTCGGTCGCCCGGTTTTAGTCCTGCTTTGTCTGAAGGACCGCCTGGCAAAGGTTTTACAACCGCTAAAGTATCGTTTAAAATATGGTAATTAATTCCTATACCTACAAAGGAACCTTTCATCACGTTTTGAACCTCATCAAATTCTGATTTTGAAATATAGGTAGAGTGTGGATCTAGTTGCGAAAGGATATTGTTAACCGTCATATCGATAATGGAATCGGTATCTACGTTGTCCACATATTCCTGCTCAATCAAGTCGATAAGTTTGTTCAGCTTCACGCGCCCTTTTTCTTCTTTAACAGAAAAGGGGGCACCGTTTTTAGCAAAAAATCCGCCTAAAACAATACCGGCTGCCAAGGAACCCATTGTTATTAAAGGCCATAAATAATTTTTCTTACTCATACAACAAAGAGCTTAAATCTTCTATCTGAACCACTTCCACTCCAGCTCTCTTTAAAAAATCGATACCAGCTAAATCTTTATAACTATTTTGATAAACCACACGCACAATACCTGCTTGGTGAATTAACTTGCTACAGTCTTTGCAAGGACTCATTGTAATGTAAAGTGTTGCATTATCGCACGATTGCGTAGATTTGGCAACTTTTAGAATGGCGTTGGCTTCTGCGTGTAGCACATACCATTTGGTTGTTCCTTCTTCGTCTTCACAACAGTTCTCAAAACCCGATGGCGTACCGTTATATCCGTCGGATATAATCATTTTATCTTTAACGATAATGGCACCCACTTTTTTTCGCTGACAATAAGATAACTGCCCCCACTCTTTTGCAATTTTTAAGTAGGCTTTGTCATACTTATTAAGCTTTGTTTGGTTTTTCATATATTGAAAAAAGGAACTATTTTGTTTTTTTTAACAGAAATTGGTAGTGCAAAATTACATAAAAAAAACAATTCTAAAAATTTAAACGAAAGATATATTTGGGTATTTAAAATATTTTTATAGTAAGATAAATGTATTAAAATTATGATAAATGTAAGAAAATAATTGCATATTTTTTATTTAATAGTTAAATTTAATAGGTAATTTTAAAATAAAAATATATGTCGTATCAGGATATTTATGATAGCGGATTAAAAGAAAGAAATAAAGGTCATTTTGCATCGATTGTACGCATTGCTTTTAGCGATGGAAAATACACGGAAACAGAACGCCAATTCATTGAAGCATTGGCAAGTAAACTGGATATTACAGAAGAAGATTTTAAATCGATTTTAGAAGATCCAACAAAATATCCCGTAAATCCTCCTTATTTACAGGAACGACGCATTGAGCGCTTGTTTGATCTGGCGCATATTGTGTTTATTAACCATATTTTGGGTCCTGAACAGAAAGCCATTTTGCAAAAATTTGCATCGGCTTTGGGATTTGTAGGCGATATTCGGGCTATTACCAATAAAGCGCTTAGTTTGTTGGTAATGGAATATAGTTTAGAGGATTTTAAGTTGGAAATGGATCTTTACATTAAAACAATAAGTGAAAGAGGCTGTCCAAAAAGGATAGCCTCTTTTTTATACTACTAACTTTTCAACATCATCAATAAAGTTAATTTTTTGCTTTTCTTGAAATAAAGACCGCTGATAGCATCTAAATTCGACAAAAATGACAAGTTTAGAACCAAAAATACGGCGTTTGAATACCGTTTTTCTTCCCTCAACTGCTACTGCCACCATTTTTCTAAAATTATGCCCAAGAGCCATCAGTAGAAATTCTAATTCTACTTTTTCTAATCCTTTGAATGTAAATCTGTTAAATTTATTATTGCTTTTGAGTTGACCAAAGACAGCTTCTACTTCTATCGGGCGTTTGCTTCGGTGTTGTAAACCTTCTTGGCTGGTTAATAATGTTTTAGCCTTGTGTTTTAATTCATTTAATCGGTGATTGACTTCTATTTTTCGGTTGCCTTTTGCATTGAAACATTCCCCTCGAAGCGGACAATTGTTGCAGTTTTTAGCTTGATAATAAGACACTTGCGATTCGTGTCCGTTGCTCGATATTCGTTTGCCTTTGCCTATATTTTCCATTCGTTGACCCATCGGACAAACGTAAAAATCTTGTTCTTGGTTATAGAATAAATTCTGAACCAAAAACGGATTGTTTTCCATCTTCTTT is from Paenimyroides aestuarii and encodes:
- a CDS encoding deoxycytidylate deaminase, yielding MKNQTKLNKYDKAYLKIAKEWGQLSYCQRKKVGAIIVKDKMIISDGYNGTPSGFENCCEDEEGTTKWYVLHAEANAILKVAKSTQSCDNATLYITMSPCKDCSKLIHQAGIVRVVYQNSYKDLAGIDFLKRAGVEVVQIEDLSSLLYE
- the lepA gene encoding translation elongation factor 4 → MKNIRNFCIIAHIDHGKSTLADRLLGATQTVTAREEKAQLLDNMDLERERGITIKSHAIQMEYKYKGEDYILNLIDTPGHVDFSYEVSRSIAACEGALLIVDAAQSIQAQTISNLYLALENDLEIIPVLNKVDLPSANPEEVSDDIIDLLGCKLEDIIHASGKTGFGVENILAAIIEKIPAPKGNPDEPLQALIFDSHYNPFRGIEVIFRVLNGEIKKNQKIKFMATGNEYYADEVGTLKLNQVPKQKISAGDVGYLISGIKEAKEVKVGDTITDAVNPTKNMITGFEDVKPMVFAGIYPVDTEDYEDLRASMEKLQLNDASLVFQAESSAALGFGFRCGFLGMLHMEIIQERLEREFNMTVITTVPNVSYFAYTKKEPDTPFVVNNPSDLPEPSKLDRVEEPFIKATIITKSDFVGQVMSLCIEKRGLITNQTYLTESRVELNFDMPLAEIVFDFYDRLKTVSKGYASFDYHPIGMRSSKLVRLDVLLNGQNVDALSALIHEDNAYHIGKKMCEKLRELIPRQQFDIPIQAAIGAKIIARETIKALRKDVTAKCYGGDISRKRKLLEKQKAGKKRMRQVGNVEIPQSAFMAVLKLND
- a CDS encoding tellurite resistance TerB family protein gives rise to the protein MSYQDIYDSGLKERNKGHFASIVRIAFSDGKYTETERQFIEALASKLDITEEDFKSILEDPTKYPVNPPYLQERRIERLFDLAHIVFINHILGPEQKAILQKFASALGFVGDIRAITNKALSLLVMEYSLEDFKLEMDLYIKTISERGCPKRIASFLYY
- a CDS encoding S41 family peptidase translates to MSKKNYLWPLITMGSLAAGIVLGGFFAKNGAPFSVKEEKGRVKLNKLIDLIEQEYVDNVDTDSIIDMTVNNILSQLDPHSTYISKSEFDEVQNVMKGSFVGIGINYHILNDTLAVVKPLPGGPSDKAGLKPGDRILYAEKVQLFNQGLSNDSIVNLLKGNAGTKALLKVYRKSTNKTFDVEIARGEVPLKSVDTAIKIDSETGYIKINRFSETTYSEFKNGLQSLLNQGINELVLDLRENGGGYMEPAIQIADDFLDGNEIIVKTVNKKGNVKITKASNKGLFPNKKLYVLINENSASASEIIAGAIQDNDRGTIVGRRSYGKGLVQREMYLGDGSAVRLTTARYYTPSGRSIQKPYNDGLDEYNSDLSNRFKSGELYSKDSIHLADSLKFKTIKGRVVFGGGGIVPDVFVPLKNKHGEDAIQLLMKTSLVSYYVFEQIEKERAVLEKLSPKQLAERIYNNPKYFNELKAHLKTSGLTFNLDRHKNNIMFYLVAEYVYQLYDDNAYYHWILQQDPMIQKINTLQ